Proteins found in one Plasmodium malariae genome assembly, chromosome: 13 genomic segment:
- the PmUG01_13037900 gene encoding conserved Plasmodium protein, unknown function: MSKTTVVFYHIINDKEDKNAQNVFYISKPISLITLNDIKNEFPLIGTYHFRFKIIHNNIPAWVDINDESSPVPCFNSCIYAKVLRLSWVDYKWNKQNLNEKILNEKILNEKILNDKIINEQGVTTKSYNKTNKTVSEAKEKNIDDNGTNHKSKSNIDMLLFETTPNKSSNTNIGEKKDNTKDQNYFDLMFN, encoded by the exons atgtcaaAAACGACCGTtgtattttatcatattattaatgataaagaagataaaaatgctcaaaatgttttttatatatctaagCCAATAAGTTTAATAACTTTAAATGacattaaaaatgaatttccTCTCATAGGAACGTATCACTTCAg atttaaaataatacataacaATATTCCCGCGTGGGTTGATATTAATGATGAGTCCTCCCCTGTTCCTTGCTTCAATTCCTGCATATACgcaaaa GTTTTGAGACTAAGTTGGGTGGATTACAAATGGAACAAGCAAAATTTAAAcgagaaaattttaaacgagaaaattttaaacgagaaaattttaaatgataaaattataaatgaacaaGGTGTAACAACAAAGTCGTATAATAAAACCAATAAAACAGTTTCTGAagcaaaggaaaaaaatatagatgaTAATGGTACTAATCATAAATCAAAAAGTAACATTGACATGTTATTATTTGAAACAACTCCCAATAAATCCagtaatacaaatatagGCGAGAAAAAAG aTAACACAAAAGATCAAAATTACTTTGATTTAATGTTTAATTAG
- the P113 gene encoding surface protein P113, putative — protein sequence MKINFFSIFILILQSFLVCLTRCYVHSDVLKFGEENSLKCTQGSLYILHCEVQCINKNNEIIHKRCIDEIEKKCTNNKKCLYMFDYVLKSKTQSFRNKNSIEIDECVQSDQNEVKTSTTCLLSNSFLLEDTFIQYFFFIKNKNEEPIICKNGKLSIKSALLHSPFCPTKMKDVTEHIKKSCDNNKECLIDPYELQVFKLNEKDNCYINNSYISLNVICTSDEGVEVENNPNGGKQVPDKEQGLESNDVNSEKDEVDEIMNGSENLADRIKKAKALLLEKMNGELTKKSSIFNELGEKISLILNKKYEAADIKDLLEDRYNEMKRNADHDLYYIYLTETLEAEKIENINVTAFQEQLLNILKEEMNKLDVVEKSIDKIRKKYTNLYTKAKSNNVVDLFDENEDPVLTYDDFPLGNEMISADIFFKYHPEVKAIDFKDKKYDNKIEENNIYNEYKDIEELEKLDESNRKQRIISMRNSLVDSLKVMYMEKNNIFNMQASCIKSYCFKKPLNIKNLSILLKHNYHKMKDSKENEQNQDALTTLVDYLDKIAQLNNEPWTNNKRITQKLQVIMNSGYEQVFEKEKYIQEKTSKYNALYEKAKSFNLDRLFSESDNALKRASMISSPNENEDEVFGNQASSFFSIFKGRGGNETSGSGASSADTGAGEGMGDDGAVNDNDGKKSEEVNEGSPIYTDDQQAKDSDIEGVVPKVDEEEEEEHITDIIPENKGVGENKSNITDKLDEENIQINEQGLNDAGEVEGEVQAGVSAEIPENIPAEIPAEIPENIPAEIPAEIPAEIPAEIPAEIPAEIPAEIPTEIPAEIPAEIPAEIPAEIPADAAEGGVTEEQSNEGDESVKEKKTEEQGNVEWEEDEEELYLGDVLPETDVPSTDENKEEEEEESKEMTKSNKDESSTDEVVVINDQGTTTGELKEQKENKKEGEGGSAVEGADTENMEGTVSGDDNSDEDDDDESPEGTTENGGSEEKIAKQDMGGKDNGSSFFIYLSNGFLIIVAALFLELLF from the exons atgaaaataaatttttttagtatttttattttaatattgcAAAGTTTTCTTGTGTGCTTGACAAGGTGTTATGTACATAGTGATGTTTTAAAGTTTGGGGAGGAAAACTCGTTGAA GTGCACACAAGGAAGCCTGTACATACTACACTGTGAAGTGCAGTGCATAAACAAGAATAACGAAATAATCCATAAAAGGTGCATTGACGAGATAGAAAAGAAGTGCACGAATAATAAGAAGTGCTTGTACATGTTTGATTATGTGCTTAAGAGTAAAACGCAGTCTTTTAGAAACAAAAACAGTATAGAAATAGATGAGTGTGTGCAATCTGATCAAAATGAAGTGAAAACGTCTACAACATGTTTATTAAgtaattcctttttattgGAGGATACGTTCATacaatatttcttttttataaagaataaGAATGAAGAGCCAATAATATGTAAGAATGGGAAATTAAGTATAAAAAGTGCTTTATTGCATTCCCCTTTCTGTCCAACAAAGATGAAAGATGTAAcagaacatataaaaaaatcttGTGATAATAACAAAGAGTGTCTAATAGATCCATACGAGTTACAGGTATTTAAGTTGAACGAAAAAGATAATTGCTATATTAacaattcatatatttctttaaatgtTATTTGTACCAGTGATGAAGGGGTAGAGGTAGAGAATAACCCTAATGGTGGAAAACAAGTGCCTGATAAAGAACAAGGATTGGAAAGTAACGATGTAAATAGTGAAAAGGATGAAGTGGATGAAATAATGAATGGTAGTGAAAACTTAGCAGATCgaataaaaaaagcaaaagcattgttattagaaaaaatgaatggtgagttaacaaaaaaatcGAGTATATTTAACGAGTTAGGAGAAAAGATATcacttatattaaataaaaagtatgaaGCAGCAGATATAAAGGATTTATTAGAAGACAGATATAACGAAATGAAAAGGAATGCGGATCATgatttgtattatatatatcttacaGAAACGTTAGAGGCAgagaaaattgaaaatattaatgtaacAGCTTTTCAAGAACAGCTcctaaacattttaaaagaagaaatgaaTAAACTGGATGTAGTAGAAAAGTCTatagataaaataagaaagaaatatacaaatttatatacaaagGCAAAAAGTAATAATGTAGTAGATCTCTTTGATGAAAATGAAGATCCTGTGTTAACCTATGATGATTTCCCTCTAGGAAATGAAATGATTTCAgctgatatattttttaaatatcatCCAGAAGTAAAAGCTATAGATTTTAAGGATAagaaatatgataataagATAGaagagaataatatatataatgaatacaAGGATATAGAGGAATTAGAGAAGTTAGATGAATCAAATCGAAAGCAAAGAATTATCAGTATGAGAAACAGTTTAGTTGATAGTCTAAAAGTTAtgtatatggaaaaaaataatatatttaatatgcaAGCAAGTTGTATTAAATCttattgttttaaaaaacctttaaacataaaaaatttgagcattttattaaaacataattatcataaaatGAAAGATAGTAAAGAGAATGAACAAAATCAAGATGCCCTAACGACCTTGGTGGATTACCTCGACAAAATAGCACAGTTAAATAATGAACCATGGACCAACAACAAAAGAATAACTCAGAAACTTCAGGTTATTATGAATTCAGGATATGAACAGGTATtcgaaaaggaaaaatatatccaAGAAAAAActtcaaaatataatgctTTGTATGAAAAGGCAAAGAGCTTTAACCTAGATAGATTGTTCAGTGAAAGTGATAACGCTTTGAAGAGGGCATCCATGATTTCAAGCCCGAATGAAAACGAAGATGAGGTGTTCGGTAACCAGGCCTCTTCCTTCTTCAGTATTTTTAAGGGAAGGGGGGGCAATGAGACCAGTGGTAGTGGAGCTAGCAGTGCTGATACAGGCGCTGGTGAAGGTATGGGTGATGATGGAGCTGTCAATGATAATGACGGGAAAAAGAGCGAAGAAGTAAATGAGGGAAGCCCTATATATACAGATGATCAGCAAGCAAAAGACTCTGATATAGAGGGTGTAGTTCCAAAGGTTgatgaagaagaggaagaggaGCATATTACCGATATTATACCAGAAAACAAAGGAGTTGGTGAAAACAAAAGCAATATTACGGATAAACTGGACGAggaaaatattcaaataaatgaacaggGACTAAATGATGCGGGTGAAGTGGAAGGAGAGGTGCAAGCAGGTGTGTCAGCAGAGATACCAGAAAACATACCAGCAGAGATACCAGCAGAGATACCAGAAAACATACCAGCAGAGATACCAGCAGAGATACCAGCAGAGATACCAGCAGAGATACCAGCAGAGATACCAGCAGAGATACCAGCAGAGATACCAACAGAGATACCAGCAGAGATACCAGCAGAGATACCAGCAGAGATACCAGCAGAGATACCAGCAGACGCTGCGGAAGGAGGGGTAACGGAGGAACAGTCTAATGAAGGGGATGAATCTgtaaaggagaaaaaaactGAAGAACAAGGCAACGTTGAATGGGAAGAAGATGAGGAAGAATTATACCTAGGTGACGTATTACCCGAAACGGATGTACCAAGCAcagatgaaaataaagaagaagaagaagaagaaagtAAAGAAATGACAAAAAGCAATAAAGATGAAAGTTCAACTGACGAAGTAGTAGTTATCAATGACCAAGGAACAACTACTGGTGAATTAAaggaacaaaaagaaaataaaaaagaaggagAAGGTGGTAGTGCAGTCGAAGGAGCGGACACTGAAAACATGGAAGGTACAGTTTCAGGTGATGATAACTCTGATgaagatgatgatgatgaatCACCTGAAGGTACTACGGAGAATGGAGGTtctgaagaaaaaatagcgAAACAGGATATGGGTGGAAAAGATAACGGaagttcattttttatatatctaagTAATGGTTTCTTAATTATTGTAGCTGCCttatttttagaattattattttaa
- the RPS25 gene encoding 40S ribosomal protein S25, putative, whose amino-acid sequence MPPKERKTKEQIAAAAAASGRSKKKKWGKGKNKEKLNHAVFIDKALHSKILECKNMKVITPSSISEKYKVNLSVARAVIKHLAEKNLIVEVCIQNHSQKLYTKAA is encoded by the exons a TGCCTCctaaagaaagaaaaacgaAAGAGCAAATTGCTGCAGCAGCAGCTGCATCAGGAAGAAGCAAGAAGAAG AAATGGGGTAAGGGAAAAAACAAAGAGAAATTAAACCATGCCGTTTTTATTGACAAAGCGTTACATTCGAAAATTTTGGAATGCAAAAACATGAAAGTTATTACTCCCTCGAGTATATCGgagaaatataaagtaaatttaAGTGTAGCTCGAGCAGTTATTAAACATTTAGCGGAAAAAAATCTGATAGTGGAAGTGTGCATACAGAACCACAGCCAGAAGCTGTACACGAAGGCAGCTTGA
- the PmUG01_13038000 gene encoding mannose-1-phosphate guanyltransferase, putative: protein MNALILVGGYGTRLRPLTLTTPKPLISFCNKPILEHQIFNLAKCGIREIILAIAYKPTNITDFVNELEKKYDVKIIYSIEDEPLGTGGPIKLAEKFLNKYDDFFVFNSDIICTFPLLEMMNFHKENNSPLTILVKEVEDPRAFGVVITEDKRITKFEEKPLVPKSSLINAGIYILNKNILNYIPMRNSSLEKEIFPKLANENMLYFYKLNKFWADIGKPLDFLKGQALYLEDLEEKTKERKILCDYLLICYSINEKENNDIQNHSNKKNLFITFENIEELNKFSKNKDHFFNDILHFTKVEGNVLISSKTVIKKNCVLGDNVVLGDNVVIGEGCRIKNACVMSNSIINSYSYIENTIIGSKSSIGNWSRIEGLCVLGENVVLKPEIFLNNAFILPYKEVNNSIYEKGAIIM, encoded by the exons ATGAACGCGTTAATATTAGTTGGGGGGTATGGCACACGTTTGAGACCATTAACCTTAACAACACCAAAACCGTTAATTAGCTTTTGCAATAAGCCAATTTTAGAACACCAAATATTCAATTTAGCAAAATGTGGAATaagagaaataattttagctATTGCTTATAAACCTACTAATATAACAGATTTTGTCAAcgaattagaaaaaaaatatgatgtaaaaattatttattcaattGAAGATGAACCATTGGGAACGGGAGGACCAATAAAGCTAgctgaaaaatttttaaacaaatatgatgatttttttgtttttaattcaGACATTATTTGTACCTTTCCATTATTAGAGATGATGAACTTTCACAAGGAAAATAATTCTCCTTTAAcaatttta GTAAAAGAAGTTGAAGACCCCAGGGCATTTGGTGTTGTAATTACCGAGGATAAGAGAATTACAAAATTTGAAGAGAAGCCATTAGTGCCTAAGTCAAGTCTAATAAATGCaggaatatacatattaaacaaaaatattttaaattatattcctATGAGAAATAGTTCTttggaaaaagaaatatttccCAAACTAGCAAATGagaatatgttatatttttacaaattaaataaattctgGGCAGATATTGGAAAACCGttagattttttaaaaggtcAGGCGTTGTATTTAGAAgatttagaagaaaaaacgaaagagcgaaaaattttatgcgattatttgttaatatgttatagtataaatgaaaaagaaaataatgatatacaAAATCatagcaataaaaaaaatttatttataacttttgaaaatatagaagaattaaataaattttctaaaaataaagatcATTTTTTTAACGATATACTACATTTTACAAAGGTTGAAGGAAATGTTCTAATATCCTCAAAAactgtaataaaaaaaaattgcgtACTAGGTGATAATGTCGTATTAGGTGATAATGTAGTTATAGGAGAAGGATGTCGAATAAAAAATGCATGTGTAATGAGTAATTCTATTATTAActcatattcatatattgaaaatactATTATTGGTTCAAAATCAAGTATAGGAAATTGGTCGCGTATTGAAGGCTTATGCGTACTAGGGGAAAATGTTGTTTTAAAACCcgaaatttttcttaataatgCTTTTATTCTCCCATACAAAGAAGTTAATAACTCCATTTATGAGAAAGGTGCGATTATCATGTGA
- the PmUG01_13037800 gene encoding conserved Plasmodium protein, unknown function, producing MKDIKLLLEKLRTRREKEFDKDVKILIDLKKHIHVSSTKKGNKSSVIEEDNCLSFENFKNCIVYVEKVYKNLKRKTLYEHSYYSNVINSYHKSSHYNAIMNYSDDGSTSRGSRIISGMISCINSGSTDNGSCLPFSPLGVRTEKNVNLIKFFHMYLIRKYCEKSFYKCLHSEFTRAITYNYLDTNHFYKCLDSELYLLYSYIQLFSSVLLKNENINEQHPIRMCSELLSNIYEQLNVLRKKDTSKNVQPYDEEKSVPHNSVIKYVYFIVHFLSKNKNYNYLNLLYGVYSFIYIFSNVYYTCFMSFNKVKAQKYIEAHDQKKINYEMKLSSNERVVFPHGDKRYEDKFILYYKYINEYANVNFMELNEFLLYFLSKERVHKNNYHFNDIMKDLNIIKYATNLQKLFFTQVFTSTQKDDILHHNGKYTAIRRNICKKICTVTENSPLYLDLTPEKKEAFQKYVELIKEDGNSVYSTNYAQGSNSNETSISLSNSGEGSPRLHIHQECLVNSQFDHLFFEQTTFNIDDALFAKNGNEKGKMLEGITSEEISETGEKESKRNDHINMEGVKQNERFSTTDNDEKKKGWKEEKEYFLKNFNDMYEGEENRLHCIDEFYYIAIDFDKTIIKKDSYSFFFKMLERKYYKSSYSKGNVNKDGSGNENGIGIGNGKGAKLTQEDIHFFKSFSIDKMKEKKIHSVEERIEYLHKINEWFIIEENTILEKLEDEKNISEPYSDSYYYYLKLVDNLHVSYSMLIAYYDILKDINVDVLNNLINESYDNFQVDDYFLEVFLHLMNHKQKNRKTFYFDIITLNLKKQICLYTIRNNLLKVKGVPIQSGVLHNSSSTTTTTAATTATTTATTTATTTATTTATTGLGENSTELPLPVDQCTSEQVEDTHDENDYYQIFKKYFNVYYSKTHTYDKEKRIYTGNFEYNKLKIKHEKYNEADSIEEKVTLCSLFDKTRIKTKVCSLLTNINHNLSAFIGDSLIDLDAMLSADIPILIGHNDLLIKFCEKHSIMIKPLVFAAAKVEQLKRRNRNRNRNINGNINNYESVKSDTIEYIEGMHQKKVAPGKFISITTERSEQLNDIYDENKKIIYSTESWLEIGIFLFGDI from the coding sequence AtgaaagatataaaattactGCTAGAAAAACTAAGAAcaagaagagaaaaagaatttGACAAGGATGTAAAAATTCTAATAGATTTGAAAAAACACATCCATGTGAGTAGTACTAAGAAAGGAAACAAAAGCAGTGTAATTGAAGAAGATAATTGCTTAagttttgaaaattttaagaacTGTATTGTATATGTGGAAAAGGTTTATAAGAATCTAAAGAGGAAAACTTTGTATGAACATAGCTATTACAGTAATGTTATTAATAGCTACCATAAGAGCAGTCATTACAATGCTATTATGAATTACAGCGATGATGGTAGCACTAGTCGTGGTAGCAGAATTATTAGCGGCATGATTAGCTGCATTAATAGTGGTAGCACTGACAATGGTAGCTGCTTGCCTTTTAGTCCACTCGGCGTGAGAACTGAAAAGAACGTAaacttaattaaattttttcacaTGTACTTgataagaaaatattgtGAAAAGAGCTTTTACAAATGTTTGCATAGTGAGTTTACGCGTGCTATTACTTACAATTATTTAGATAcgaatcatttttataagtgCCTAGATTCTGAGTTGTACTTGCTGTATAGTTATATACAGTTGTTTTCATCTGTATTACTTaagaatgaaaatattaatgagcAACATCCAATCAGAATGTGTAGTGAGCTattatcaaatatatatgaacagttGAATGTATTGAGGAAGAAGGATACGAGTAAAAATGTGCAGCCATATGATGAAGAAAAGAGCGTACCACATAACAgcgtaataaaatatgtatattttatagtacactttttaagtaaaaataaaaattataattatttaaatctgTTATATGGCGTCTAttcgtttatttatattttttcaaatgtgTATTACACGTGTTTTATGTCTTTTAACAAAGTGAAagcacaaaaatatatagaagcACATGatcaaaagaaaattaacTATGAAATGAAATTAAGTTCAAACGAAAGAGTAGTATTTCCACATGGGGATAAAAGATATGaagataaatttattttatattataaatacataaatgaatACGCAAATGTAAACTTTATGGAATTAAATGAgttcttattatatttcttatccAAAGAGAgagtacataaaaataattaccactttaatgatattatgaaagatttaaatataattaaatatgctacaaatttacaaaaattgttttttactCAAGTGTTTACAAGTACTCAGAAGGATGATATTTTACATCATAATGGAAAGTACACAGCAATTAGACgcaatatttgtaaaaagaTATGTACTGTGACAGAGAATTCTCCCCTATATCTTGATCTCACACCAGAAAAGAAAGAAGCTTTTCAAAAATACGTCGAGCTTATAAAAGAGGATGGTAATAGTGTATATAGTACCAACTACGCACAAGGAAGTAATAGTAATGAAACTTCCATAAGTTTAAGTAATAGTGGGGAAGGTAGTCCGAGGCTGCATATCCATCAAGAGTGCTTAGTTAACAGCCAATTCGATCATCTCTTTTTCGAACAAACGACGTTTAACATAGACGATGCtctttttgcaaaaaatgggaatgaaaaagggaaaatgtTAGAGGGGATCACATCGGAAGAGATTAGTGAAACGGGGGAGAAGGAATCCAAACGAAATGATCATATCAATATGGAGGGTGTTAAACAGAATGAAAGATTTAGCACTACAGATAATGATGAGAAGAAAAAGGGGTGGAAAGAGGAAAAggaatactttttaaaaaattttaacgaTATGTATGAAGGGGAAGAGAATCGCTTACACTGTATAGACGAATTTTACTACATAGCGATTGACTTTGACAAAACGATAATAAAGAAGGATtcgtattcttttttttttaaaatgttggAGAGGAAATACTATAAAAGTAGTTACAGTAAGGGTAACGTTAACAAGGATGGAAGCGGAAATGAAAATGGTATTGGCATTGGCAATGGAAAAGGCGCAAAATTAACCCAAGAGGATATCCACTTTTTTAAAAGCTTTAGTATAGACAAGatgaaagagaaaaagataCATTCAGTGGAAGAGCGAATTGAATAcctacataaaataaatgaatggtTTATTATAGAAGAGAATACAATTTTGGAAAAACTAGAAGATGAAAAGAATATATCAGAACCGTATTCTGATtcgtattattattacctaAAGTTAGTGGATAATTTGCACGTAAGTTATTCTATGTTAATAGCATATTACGATATTCTAAAAGACATAAATGTAGATGTACTaaacaatttaataaatgaatcgtatgataattttcaagtggatgattattttttagaagtCTTCCTACATTTAATGAAtcataaacaaaaaaatagaaaaactttttatttcGATATTATTACGCTTAAtctaaaaaaacaaatatgtcTTTATACCATACGAAACAATTTGCTTAAAGTTAAGGGGGTTCCAATTCAGAGCGGAGTACTacataatagtagtagtactACTACCACTACAGCTGCCACTACAGCTACCACTACAGCTACCACTACAGCTACCACTACAGCTACCACTACAGCTACCACGGGATTAGGTGAGAACTCTACAGAATTACCACTTCCAGTCGACCAGTGCACGAGCGAACAAGTAGAAGATACACATGATGAAAATGATTATTACcaaatttttaagaaatatttcaATGTATACTATTCAAAGACACATACCTATGATAAAGAGAAGAGGATCTACACTGGAAATTTTGAGTACAAtaaacttaaaataaaacatgaaaaatataatgaagcTGATAGTatagaagaaaaagtaaCATTATGTTCGCTGTTCGACAAGACAcgaataaaaacaaaagtatGTTCGTTActaacaaatataaatcatAATCTGTCCGCATTTATTGGGGATAGCTTAATCGACTTGGATGCTATGTTAAGTGCAGATATACCCATCTTAATAGGGCATAACGACCTACTCATCAAATTTTGTGAGAAACATAGCATTATGATAAAACCACTTGTTTTTGCCGCAGCAAAAGTTGAACAACTCAAACgaagaaatagaaatagaaatagaaacataaatggaaatataaataactatGAATCGGTAAAGTCAGACACTATAGAGTACATTGAAGGTATGCACCAGAAAAAAGTTGCTCCGGGGaaatttatttcaataaCAACAGAACGGAGTGAGCAGTTAAATGATATctatgatgaaaataaaaaaattatttattcaacCGAAAGTTGGCTGGAAATAGGCATATTTCTCTTCGGtgatatataa
- the PmUG01_13038100 gene encoding dynein-associated protein, putative, giving the protein MKDYLAECNKYLKYDNPIVIENEAEEEEKGKNLKDEKKIKDKNIVRIIQEIRKNLKSNMLYKNDNKNVFFNEPIYNIFPMKNIKEKKMEYIFYVSRSTSEDDVLTCLRKINEIIFAMYTKSLVIKKEFLDELLNVFMELCRQVSVSCFQRGTLLKQLFNYNIMLLTHYHKLVQSSLELNLKKQIKQNSSLSALRNEIEIKKDAINSLKNEIVKTEDMIENEKINSEKELSKVNIIYQNKIDKLKKNNQRKKDDFTRILQL; this is encoded by the exons atgaaagacTACTTAGCTGAATGcaacaaatatttaaaatatgataatcCAATAGTTATTGAAAATGAGGCTGAGGAGGAGGAGAAAGGTAAAAATTTGAAAGACGAAAAGAagataaaagataaaaatattgtacgAATAATTCAAGAAATTCGAAAGAATTTAAAATCGAacatgttatataaaaatgacaataaaaatgtttttttcaatgagcctatttacaatatttttccaatgaaaaatataaaagaaaaaaagatggaatatattttttacgtatCAAGATCAACTAGTGAAGACGATGTATTAACATGccttagaaaaataaatgaaattatatttgcTATGTATACAAAAAGTTTGgtcataaaaaaagaatttctCGATGAATTGTTAAACGTTTTTATGGAATTGTGTAGACAG GTTTCAGTTTCTTGCTTTCAAAGAGGGACCCTTCTGAAACAGTTGtttaattataacataaTGTTGCTTACCCATTACCACAAATTAGTGCA aTCATCTTTGGAATTAAATCTGAagaaacaaataaaacaaaacagcTCGTTAAGTGCCCTACGCaatgaaatagaaataaaaaaagatgctattaattctttgaaaaatgaaatagtAAAGACTGAAGATATGATCgaaaatgaaaagataaACTCAGAAAAGGAGCTATCGAAG gtgaatataatataccaaaacaaaatagataagctgaaaaaaaataatcaaagaaaaaaggacGATTTCACAAGAATATTGCAATTATGA